One window of Anaerolineales bacterium genomic DNA carries:
- a CDS encoding response regulator, whose protein sequence is MARILIAEDEPDIRELVAFTLRFAGHEVTTTMNGEEAFHKAQEMIPDLIMMDVRMPRMTGYDACRAMKQIPSLKDIPIVFLSAKGQDAEIQSGLEAGAEEYLLKPFAPDQLVERVKAILSKFGK, encoded by the coding sequence ATGGCAAGAATCTTAATCGCTGAAGACGAACCAGATATCCGCGAACTCGTGGCATTCACCCTGCGTTTTGCCGGGCATGAAGTGACCACGACAATGAACGGCGAAGAGGCGTTTCACAAGGCGCAGGAAATGATCCCCGACCTGATCATGATGGATGTGCGCATGCCGCGTATGACCGGCTACGATGCCTGCCGCGCCATGAAGCAAATCCCCTCGCTCAAGGATATTCCCATTGTATTCCTCTCCGCAAAAGGACAGGATGCGGAAATTCAATCCGGGCTCGAGGCAGGCGCGGAGGAATACCTGCTCAAACCGTTCGCCCCCGACCAATTGGTGGAACGCGTCAAGGCGATCCTTTCGAAATTTGGAAAATAA
- a CDS encoding alpha/beta hydrolase, translated as MSAIILDGSMVHYEALGRGRPIIFLHGWVGSWRYWINAMQASSTSFRAYALDFFGFGDSDRNKNHYTIEKQAELLDRFLNNLGIGKVALVGHDLGALVGFQYFKAHIESVDRIMAINVPLEYDLLTARMRTAPATDLAEWLTNRQPEALTALSDASKVDPEAVSVSMSSLQGYSIFPQVRNFGVPCLFVYGANNPALASIPFQDNALPMHMHQITLENSGHFPMLDNTPQFNRLLVDFLALDSGASPTELQMKEEWKRRVR; from the coding sequence ATGAGCGCGATCATTCTAGACGGATCGATGGTGCATTATGAGGCGTTGGGACGCGGGCGTCCCATCATCTTCCTGCACGGCTGGGTTGGCTCATGGCGGTATTGGATCAACGCCATGCAAGCCTCCTCCACATCGTTCCGCGCTTATGCCCTGGATTTCTTCGGTTTCGGAGATTCGGATCGAAACAAAAACCATTATACGATCGAAAAACAGGCAGAGCTTCTCGATCGTTTCCTGAATAATCTGGGAATTGGAAAGGTGGCATTGGTGGGCCACGACCTGGGCGCGCTGGTCGGTTTTCAATACTTCAAGGCTCACATTGAAAGCGTGGACCGGATAATGGCGATAAATGTCCCTCTGGAATATGATCTCCTCACCGCCCGGATGCGGACGGCTCCCGCCACTGACCTTGCCGAATGGCTGACGAATCGTCAGCCCGAAGCTCTGACCGCCCTTTCAGACGCCTCAAAAGTGGACCCGGAAGCAGTCTCAGTCTCGATGAGCAGTTTACAAGGTTATAGCATTTTTCCCCAGGTGCGAAACTTCGGCGTGCCCTGCCTTTTTGTTTATGGCGCGAATAACCCGGCTCTTGCCAGCATACCCTTTCAGGATAACGCACTGCCGATGCACATGCACCAGATCACGCTCGAAAATTCGGGACATTTCCCCATGCTCGACAATACTCCACAGTTCAACCGGCTTCTGGTCGATTTTCTGGCATTGGACTCGGGGGCAAGCCCCACAGAATTGCAAATGAAAGAGGAATGGAAACGGCGGGTCCGCTAA
- a CDS encoding thiamine diphosphokinase — translation MRIIIFANGSLPNLEKARALLRPDDFILCADGGTRHALDLGLTPNIVIGDLDSVTYEERRKMKEMGVEVLEFSRDKNETDLELAINHALTLNSSQILILAALGGRMDHTLANITLLSNLQLATFNIRLTDGVEELFFCRDQAQVQGRSGDIVSLIPWGGEVTGVFTENLRWHLHHETLYPDKTRGISNEMTTDVATVTVDSGLLLIVHTIGDT, via the coding sequence ATGAGAATCATCATCTTTGCCAACGGCAGCCTGCCAAATCTCGAAAAAGCCCGCGCCCTCCTCCGCCCCGACGACTTCATCCTTTGCGCAGACGGCGGCACGCGTCACGCCCTGGATTTGGGACTAACTCCCAATATAGTGATCGGAGATTTGGATTCGGTTACGTATGAAGAAAGAAGAAAGATGAAAGAAATGGGAGTTGAGGTTTTGGAATTTTCGAGGGATAAGAATGAGACTGACCTCGAACTCGCCATAAACCACGCATTGACCCTCAATTCAAGCCAAATTCTCATCCTCGCTGCCCTCGGTGGCCGCATGGATCACACTCTCGCGAACATCACTTTACTTTCCAACCTTCAACTTGCAACTTTCAACATCCGACTCACCGACGGCGTGGAAGAACTCTTCTTTTGCCGCGACCAAGCACAAGTCCAAGGAAGAAGCGGAGACATCGTCTCCCTCATCCCCTGGGGCGGCGAAGTGACCGGCGTCTTCACCGAAAACCTGCGCTGGCATCTTCATCATGAAACGCTTTACCCCGATAAAACTCGCGGCATCAGCAACGAGATGACTACGGATGTTGCGACGGTTACGGTTGATAGTGGTTTGTTATTGATTGTTCACACCATTGGCGATACGTAA
- a CDS encoding thiamine ABC transporter substrate-binding protein — MKKHTLITVYCLLLSACAPASPATLTIMTHDSFAISEDVVTAFEQANNVDVVFLASGDTGTMLNKAILAKDAPLADVMFGVDNTFLSRALEADIFDAYQSPALSDVPAEFILDSSNRALPVDYGDVCINYDKKYFAENNLAVPQSFEDLAKPEYSGLLVVQNPATSSPGLAFMLATRAYFGDGFLDYWQSLKDNGVVVVDGWETAYYTNFSASSGKGPQPMVVSYASSPAAEVVFAAEPLTESPTASIVAPGMCFRQVEFVGILKNGQNRDLAEKFVDFMLGKQFQEDMPLNMFVYPVNQSAQLPEVFMQYAQVASQPAAITYEDIAANRDAWIEAWNEVMK; from the coding sequence ATGAAAAAACACACACTGATCACTGTTTACTGTTTACTGCTCTCCGCTTGCGCCCCCGCCAGTCCCGCCACCCTCACCATCATGACCCACGACTCATTCGCCATCTCTGAAGATGTTGTGACCGCATTTGAACAAGCCAACAACGTTGATGTTGTTTTTCTGGCGAGCGGCGACACGGGCACGATGCTCAACAAAGCCATCCTCGCCAAAGATGCCCCGCTTGCGGATGTTATGTTCGGCGTGGATAACACCTTCCTCTCTCGCGCCCTCGAAGCGGACATCTTCGATGCCTATCAATCACCCGCACTTAGTGATGTACCTGCTGAGTTCATTCTTGACTCTTCAAATCGCGCCCTGCCCGTGGACTATGGTGATGTCTGCATCAACTACGATAAAAAATATTTTGCAGAAAATAATTTAGCTGTGCCGCAGTCGTTCGAAGATTTGGCAAAGCCCGAATACAGTGGCTTGCTCGTGGTGCAAAACCCCGCCACGTCTTCGCCCGGCTTGGCATTCATGCTTGCCACTCGCGCTTATTTCGGCGACGGCTTCCTCGATTATTGGCAGAGCCTCAAAGACAATGGAGTGGTGGTTGTGGATGGTTGGGAGACCGCCTATTACACAAATTTCTCGGCATCTTCTGGTAAGGGACCTCAGCCGATGGTCGTCTCCTATGCCTCCAGCCCCGCTGCGGAAGTGGTCTTCGCCGCCGAGCCATTGACCGAGTCTCCGACCGCTTCCATCGTTGCGCCGGGCATGTGCTTCCGTCAGGTTGAATTTGTGGGCATCTTGAAAAACGGACAGAACCGCGACCTCGCCGAAAAATTTGTGGACTTCATGCTGGGCAAACAATTTCAAGAAGACATGCCGCTCAATATGTTCGTCTACCCTGTGAATCAGTCTGCGCAGCTGCCTGAGGTATTTATGCAATACGCCCAAGTTGCCAGTCAGCCCGCTGCCATTACCTACGAAGACATCGCCGCCAACCGTGATGCATGGATCGAAGCGTGGAATGAAGTGATGAAGTAG
- a CDS encoding iron ABC transporter permease produces the protein MKSENVDHSKYKWTSVPVSLFTNLRVYLWLPTILFLLSFFFYPLFKILTLTFNLNTLTDPNNLLISSNSLLFTFYQATLSTLLTFTLGLPAAILFSKFNFPGKSLLRALTAVPFMLPTVVVAAAFNSIFSPRGLFSFFFPSFIIHPSPFILILIAHTFYNTSIVIRIVGNAISRLDPKLEASARSLGADTFHVWKDVILPILRPSLLAAALLVFMFDFTSFGVILLLGGSQFATLEVEIYIRALQLPNLNLAALLSVIQLIFTLIFSILYSRTINQVSTQTAPRFSQARPPKTIKEKIFVTTLALFLSSFFFLPLISLPIRSLTRLEADRGQRTEVQYGFTTDYYEELFINRRGSLFYVPPVQAALNSLGFAGITVILSLALGYPAAYALAKPTRLEKFLDPFLMLPLGASAVMMGLGFILSFGRLIASPFFIPIAHTLIALPFVIRTLQPALASIPERLRQAASTLGASPLRVWQTVDFPILSRATLSAATFAFTVSLGEFGATLLITRPEYPTIPIAISRFLSQPGGLNYGQAMAMATVLMLLTTLSILLIEKLRFNNAGEL, from the coding sequence ATGAAATCCGAAAATGTTGATCACTCAAAATACAAGTGGACGAGTGTACCTGTTTCCCTGTTTACTAATTTACGTGTGTACCTCTGGCTTCCCACCATTCTCTTTCTCCTTTCCTTTTTTTTCTACCCCCTCTTCAAAATCCTCACCCTCACCTTTAACCTCAATACCCTCACCGACCCAAACAACCTCCTCATTTCTAGTAACTCGTTACTTTTTACTTTCTACCAAGCCACCCTCTCCACCCTCCTCACCTTCACCCTCGGACTCCCCGCCGCCATCCTCTTCTCCAAATTCAACTTCCCCGGCAAATCCCTTCTACGTGCGCTGACCGCCGTCCCCTTCATGCTGCCCACCGTCGTCGTCGCTGCTGCATTCAACTCAATTTTTTCTCCACGCGGACTCTTTTCTTTCTTCTTTCCTTCTTTCATCATCCATCCTTCACCCTTCATCCTTATCCTCATCGCCCACACCTTCTACAACACCTCCATCGTCATCCGCATTGTCGGCAACGCCATCTCACGGCTCGACCCAAAACTCGAAGCCTCTGCCCGTTCCCTCGGCGCGGACACGTTCCACGTCTGGAAGGATGTCATCCTCCCAATTCTTCGTCCATCCCTGCTTGCCGCTGCCTTGCTCGTTTTCATGTTCGACTTCACGAGTTTTGGCGTCATCCTCTTGCTCGGCGGATCACAATTCGCCACTCTCGAAGTGGAAATCTACATCCGCGCCCTGCAATTGCCCAACCTCAACCTCGCCGCGTTATTATCTGTTATTCAACTCATCTTCACCCTCATCTTCTCCATCCTCTACTCACGAACCATCAACCAAGTGAGCACCCAAACCGCCCCGCGCTTCTCCCAAGCCCGCCCTCCTAAAACAATCAAAGAAAAAATCTTCGTCACCACTCTCGCCCTCTTTCTTTCCTCTTTCTTCTTTCTTCCTCTCATCTCTCTACCAATCCGATCATTAACTCGCCTCGAAGCCGACCGCGGACAACGCACCGAAGTCCAATACGGTTTCACCACCGACTACTACGAAGAACTCTTCATCAACCGACGCGGCTCGTTGTTCTACGTCCCGCCTGTGCAAGCCGCGCTCAACTCGTTGGGTTTTGCTGGCATCACCGTCATTCTTTCGCTTGCGCTTGGTTATCCTGCCGCCTATGCTCTCGCCAAACCAACGCGCCTCGAAAAATTTCTCGACCCCTTCCTCATGCTGCCTCTCGGCGCCTCTGCCGTGATGATGGGTCTCGGCTTCATCCTCTCCTTTGGTCGCCTCATCGCTTCGCCATTCTTCATCCCCATCGCGCACACGTTGATTGCTTTGCCTTTCGTCATTCGCACACTGCAACCCGCACTCGCCTCCATCCCTGAACGACTGCGTCAAGCCGCATCGACTCTCGGCGCGTCACCTTTGCGCGTTTGGCAAACCGTCGACTTTCCCATCCTTTCACGCGCCACACTCAGCGCCGCCACCTTCGCCTTCACCGTCTCGCTCGGCGAGTTCGGCGCCACCCTGCTCATCACCCGCCCCGAATATCCCACCATCCCCATCGCCATCTCGCGCTTCCTCTCGCAGCCCGGCGGTCTCAACTACGGTCAAGCCATGGCGATGGCAACCGTCCTCATGCTGCTCACCACGCTCAGCATTTTGCTCATCGAAAAATTGCGTTTCAACAACGCCGGAGAACTCTAA
- a CDS encoding ABC transporter ATP-binding protein: MLELRNVVKSYEGKPLLTDISFTVAEGETICLLGASGSGKSTILRMIAGLEFPERGAILLNSLDLAGTPPHLRDFGLVFQDYGLFPHLNVFDNIAFGLKMRNASADEIKQHVSALLEQVNLSGFESRKVTDLSGGEQQRVALARALAPSPRLLMFDEPLGALDRSLKEDLLNEIRSILHQTKIPAIYVTHDQEEAFTIADRILVLHEGTIIRGGTPSEIWKDPQSAFVARLLGIGNVVEGEVIAENKVETIFGTFNLNCTKNIGSKLQLLLTEFPSPLGEGRRGEVRGEIQLTVEDVFFKQDQFQVKARGGLVIHMKDAPRIGDVVTVKVQVKCLS; encoded by the coding sequence ATGCTCGAACTTCGCAACGTCGTCAAATCCTACGAAGGCAAACCTCTGCTCACGGATATCTCCTTCACCGTCGCAGAGGGCGAGACCATCTGTCTGCTTGGCGCATCGGGCAGCGGCAAAAGCACCATTTTGAGGATGATTGCTGGGTTGGAGTTTCCTGAACGTGGAGCGATTCTGCTAAACAGCCTTGACCTCGCCGGTACACCGCCTCACCTCCGTGACTTTGGCTTGGTCTTCCAAGACTATGGGCTTTTCCCTCACCTGAACGTTTTTGACAACATCGCTTTCGGCTTGAAAATGCGTAACGCATCTGCGGACGAAATCAAACAGCACGTCTCTGCCTTGCTGGAGCAGGTCAACCTCTCCGGTTTTGAATCTCGCAAAGTGACCGACCTCTCCGGCGGCGAACAGCAACGTGTTGCACTTGCGCGAGCGCTTGCACCCAGTCCGCGCCTGCTGATGTTCGATGAACCCCTCGGCGCATTGGACCGATCCCTAAAAGAAGACCTGCTCAATGAAATCCGCAGCATCTTGCACCAGACAAAAATCCCCGCCATCTACGTCACCCACGATCAGGAAGAAGCCTTCACCATCGCAGACCGTATCCTCGTCTTGCACGAAGGGACGATCATCCGCGGTGGGACGCCGAGTGAAATTTGGAAAGACCCACAGTCCGCTTTTGTGGCGAGGTTGCTTGGGATTGGGAATGTGGTTGAAGGCGAAGTAATCGCCGAAAATAAAGTCGAAACTATATTTGGTACTTTCAATTTGAACTGCACAAAAAATATCGGATCAAAACTTCAATTACTACTGACCGAGTTCCCCTCCCCTTTAGGGGAGGGGCGGAGGGGAGAGGTCCGAGGTGAGATTCAACTCACAGTGGAGGATGTGTTTTTTAAGCAGGACCAGTTCCAGGTCAAGGCAAGAGGCGGGCTTGTCATCCACATGAAAGACGCGCCCCGCATTGGAGACGTCGTCACTGTGAAGGTTCAGGTAAAATGCCTGTCATGA
- a CDS encoding DUF402 domain-containing protein codes for MKILKKNLAEETTWQYDGKVVNRGENFVTVEAFFNRDDMPFQEIVLKRNDRFVETFFTDKWYNIFEIYDRDDGRLKGWYCNITKPAVIEDGHVAYVDLALDLWVSANGTRKVLDEDELEGLGLDEALKQKAFAGLQELERYFESKNPPR; via the coding sequence ATGAAAATCCTGAAAAAGAATCTGGCAGAAGAAACAACTTGGCAATATGATGGCAAAGTTGTCAATCGCGGAGAAAATTTTGTTACGGTTGAAGCCTTCTTCAACCGAGACGATATGCCGTTTCAAGAAATCGTTTTGAAACGCAACGACCGCTTTGTGGAGACTTTTTTCACCGACAAATGGTACAACATCTTTGAAATTTATGATCGCGATGATGGAAGGTTGAAAGGCTGGTACTGCAATATCACCAAGCCTGCTGTCATTGAAGATGGGCATGTGGCGTATGTTGATCTTGCCCTAGACTTGTGGGTCTCTGCCAATGGTACGCGCAAGGTCTTGGACGAAGATGAGTTGGAAGGGCTGGGATTGGATGAGGCGTTGAAGCAGAAAGCCTTTGCAGGCCTGCAGGAACTCGAACGATATTTTGAATCAAAAAATCCTCCGCGCTAA
- a CDS encoding DUF4126 domain-containing protein: MELLLGIFSAFGLSASAGLNAYIPLLVVGVIAHYFPNTLNLAKPFDLLANPWILILLGVLVIIEMVADKVPAVNHINDLIQTVVRPAAGAVAFAASANVITDVNPVLALACGLLIAGSVHTVKSAAVRPAVTATTGGAGNVPVSIAEDIFATIASVLSVLLPIIAVILLIVLLSLLLWWWMGRNQKSQAV, encoded by the coding sequence ATGGAACTCTTGCTTGGAATCTTTTCCGCCTTTGGGCTTTCAGCCAGCGCCGGGTTGAATGCCTACATTCCGCTTTTGGTGGTGGGCGTGATCGCGCATTACTTCCCGAACACGCTCAATCTCGCCAAACCCTTCGACCTGCTCGCCAATCCATGGATCCTGATCCTGCTCGGCGTGCTCGTCATCATCGAAATGGTCGCAGATAAGGTCCCCGCCGTCAACCACATCAACGACCTGATCCAAACCGTCGTCCGCCCCGCGGCTGGCGCTGTCGCCTTTGCCGCCAGCGCAAACGTCATCACAGACGTCAACCCTGTTTTGGCGCTTGCCTGCGGTTTGCTGATTGCAGGCAGTGTCCACACGGTAAAATCCGCGGCGGTACGGCCCGCGGTCACAGCCACGACTGGCGGCGCCGGAAACGTCCCGGTTTCGATCGCGGAAGATATCTTTGCCACGATCGCCTCTGTGCTTTCAGTCCTACTCCCCATCATCGCCGTGATTCTTCTCATCGTCCTCCTCTCGCTTCTCCTCTGGTGGTGGATGGGCAGGAATCAAAAATCCCAGGCTGTATAA
- a CDS encoding DUF2085 domain-containing protein: MQTNPQPSKFESIASWVVPIGALAAVIAWFIIAPEGALGKLDAIGYAVCHRIDARSFQIDDRQLPLCARCTGEFYAAGLALLFQIFVSGRRSKLPQRGIIAVLFAFFVAFGVDGSNSYLYLLKQTSGNGSPLDQIPNLYIPNQTLRLFTGSGMGIALAAMLYPVINQTLWRELDDRPALEWKKLGILVAGIIVINLLILTDSPFVLYPIAYISALGTLSLLVIVFGLLWTIIMKQDNTFEHPRQLWLAFASGLTLALLLILSIDLIRLRFTGTWSGFPGLSG, from the coding sequence ATGCAAACAAATCCACAACCATCGAAATTCGAAAGCATCGCCAGCTGGGTCGTTCCAATTGGCGCCCTGGCGGCGGTCATTGCCTGGTTCATCATCGCGCCCGAAGGCGCGCTCGGCAAATTGGACGCCATCGGCTACGCCGTCTGTCACCGCATCGATGCGCGTTCCTTCCAGATCGATGACCGCCAGCTTCCGCTTTGCGCGCGCTGCACCGGCGAATTCTACGCCGCCGGGCTCGCGCTTCTCTTCCAGATATTTGTTAGCGGCAGGCGCAGCAAACTTCCCCAGCGCGGGATCATAGCAGTTTTGTTCGCCTTCTTCGTCGCGTTCGGCGTGGACGGCTCGAACTCATATCTTTACCTGCTCAAACAGACCAGCGGGAACGGAAGCCCTCTCGACCAAATCCCAAACCTTTATATTCCAAATCAAACGTTGCGACTCTTCACCGGGAGCGGCATGGGTATTGCTCTCGCTGCCATGCTTTACCCCGTCATCAACCAGACACTCTGGCGCGAACTCGATGACCGTCCCGCCCTCGAATGGAAAAAGCTTGGGATTCTCGTTGCGGGCATCATCGTCATCAATCTGCTCATCCTTACAGACAGCCCATTCGTACTTTATCCCATCGCATACATCAGCGCGCTTGGCACATTGTCGCTTTTGGTGATCGTCTTTGGGCTATTGTGGACGATCATCATGAAGCAGGATAATACGTTCGAACATCCGCGACAACTTTGGTTGGCATTCGCCTCCGGCCTGACGTTGGCTTTGCTGCTCATCCTGAGCATCGACCTCATCCGACTCCGCTTTACCGGTACATGGAGCGGGTTTCCGGGCCTCTCTGGATGA
- a CDS encoding ATP-dependent 6-phosphofructokinase — MKRIGILTGGGDAPGLNAVIRAVVKTAINEYKCEVIGIRDGYDGFLDTKNGIVPLGMEEVRGILPRGGTILGAANRGNPYARKVIRDGKEVTIDVSDEIVKGIKEQGLDALLVLGGDGTLHIAHELALKGVPIIGVPKTIDNDIGGTEITFGFDTALNIATEALDRLHTTAESHHRVMVVELMGRDAGFITLNAGVSGGADVILIPEIPFKYESIMKKIQARSEQGRKFSLLAVSEGAKAEGAAQVYSRKGDEVYVPRLGGIGQVVAEYIDQQGFESRVTVLGHVQRGGTPTAFDRWLATRYGAAAVRIAASGRFDRMVALESGEITDLPLEEAVAFPKRVNVNGDAVITARNIGISFGDE, encoded by the coding sequence ATGAAACGAATTGGAATCCTGACCGGCGGCGGCGATGCGCCGGGTTTGAATGCGGTCATCCGTGCGGTGGTAAAAACAGCCATCAATGAATACAAGTGTGAGGTGATCGGCATCCGGGATGGGTATGATGGATTTCTGGACACAAAGAATGGCATCGTCCCGTTGGGCATGGAAGAAGTGCGCGGGATTTTGCCGCGAGGCGGCACGATCCTCGGCGCGGCGAACCGCGGCAACCCGTACGCCCGCAAAGTGATCCGCGATGGAAAAGAAGTGACCATCGACGTTTCGGATGAGATCGTCAAGGGGATCAAGGAACAGGGTTTGGATGCGCTTCTCGTCCTCGGCGGCGACGGGACCCTGCACATCGCGCATGAGCTTGCCCTGAAAGGGGTTCCCATCATCGGGGTGCCGAAGACGATCGACAACGACATCGGCGGCACGGAAATAACATTCGGTTTCGACACAGCCCTGAACATTGCCACAGAGGCCTTGGATCGTCTGCATACCACGGCAGAATCTCATCACCGCGTGATGGTCGTCGAGTTGATGGGGCGCGATGCGGGTTTTATCACCTTGAATGCGGGCGTTTCCGGCGGGGCGGATGTGATTCTGATCCCTGAAATTCCCTTCAAGTACGAAAGCATCATGAAGAAGATTCAAGCGCGAAGCGAACAGGGGCGGAAGTTCAGCCTGCTTGCGGTTTCGGAAGGCGCGAAGGCAGAGGGTGCGGCGCAGGTCTATTCGCGCAAAGGGGATGAAGTCTATGTGCCGCGTTTGGGAGGGATCGGTCAGGTCGTTGCGGAATACATCGACCAGCAGGGATTCGAATCGCGCGTGACTGTCTTGGGACATGTCCAGCGCGGCGGGACGCCAACGGCCTTTGACCGCTGGCTGGCGACGCGTTATGGGGCGGCGGCTGTCCGCATTGCGGCGAGTGGCAGATTCGACCGTATGGTGGCATTGGAAAGCGGCGAGATCACAGACCTCCCGTTGGAAGAGGCCGTGGCATTTCCAAAGCGGGTGAACGTGAACGGCGACGCTGTCATTACCGCGCGTAACATCGGCATTTCGTTCGGGGATGAATAA
- a CDS encoding aminopeptidase has protein sequence MADPRVSKYAKILVEHSTRVKPGDRILLEGTTAAEPLLKELYIQILEKGGHPHLMMAIPGTMPFSQDEMYLTYASDAQLDFVPTFYKLAYEQFEGRIRVHSATNTKGTSNIDPSKIARRAKATAVITDAQFRRGATDEFKWCTTLYPTEAYAQDANMSLKEYEDFVFGAVHANEDDPIAFWNQVKENQKSAAEFMKGKSQVILRGPNVDLTLSVKGRTFMNSYGVHNMPDGEIYTGPVEDSVNGWVKFTYPANYGGTSVEGAELTFSNGKVASANAEKNLDFLLKTLDSDERSRYIGEFAIGTNFDIQKFTGNILFDEKIGGSFHMALGNGYPETGSKNKSVIHWDMICDLRTDSEILVDGELFYKNGQFVFEK, from the coding sequence TTGGCTGACCCGCGCGTTTCAAAGTATGCAAAAATTCTGGTGGAACACTCCACCCGCGTCAAACCCGGCGACCGGATTCTGCTCGAAGGCACCACTGCCGCCGAGCCGTTATTGAAAGAGCTTTACATTCAAATTTTGGAAAAAGGCGGTCATCCGCATTTGATGATGGCGATCCCCGGCACCATGCCGTTCAGCCAGGATGAGATGTACCTGACCTACGCCTCAGACGCGCAGTTGGATTTTGTGCCCACATTCTATAAATTGGCGTACGAACAATTCGAAGGGCGCATCCGCGTTCATTCCGCGACCAATACCAAAGGGACTTCGAACATCGACCCGTCCAAGATCGCGCGGCGGGCAAAAGCAACCGCGGTCATCACCGATGCGCAATTTCGCCGCGGAGCAACTGACGAATTTAAATGGTGTACGACCCTCTACCCCACCGAAGCCTATGCCCAGGACGCCAATATGAGCCTGAAGGAATATGAAGATTTTGTTTTTGGCGCGGTTCATGCGAATGAAGACGACCCTATCGCGTTCTGGAACCAGGTGAAGGAGAACCAGAAATCCGCCGCTGAATTCATGAAAGGCAAAAGCCAGGTCATCCTGCGCGGACCCAACGTGGATTTAACGCTCTCGGTCAAGGGACGCACGTTCATGAATTCATATGGCGTCCACAATATGCCCGATGGCGAGATCTACACCGGACCCGTGGAAGATTCGGTCAACGGTTGGGTGAAGTTCACCTACCCGGCGAATTACGGTGGCACCAGTGTGGAAGGCGCAGAGTTAACCTTCTCGAACGGCAAGGTCGCTTCTGCCAACGCCGAAAAGAATCTGGACTTTCTGCTGAAAACGCTCGACAGCGACGAGCGTTCACGCTACATTGGCGAGTTTGCCATCGGCACGAACTTCGACATTCAGAAATTTACCGGCAATATTCTGTTCGATGAAAAGATCGGCGGTTCCTTCCACATGGCGCTCGGCAACGGCTACCCCGAAACCGGATCGAAGAACAAGAGCGTCATCCACTGGGATATGATCTGCGACCTGCGCACGGATTCGGAAATTCTTGTAGACGGCGAATTGTTCTACAAGAATGGTCAGTTTGTGTTCGAGAAATAG